The Nitrospirota bacterium genome has a window encoding:
- a CDS encoding alanine--glyoxylate aminotransferase family protein: MLKRYLLAPGPTPVPPEVLLAMARPMFHHRAPEFDKVFAEVRDGLKWLFQTKNNVLMLAASGTGGMEGSVSNFLSPGDKALTINGGKFGERWTKLCKTFGAEVIEIKVEWGRAVDPQVVADALKKDPSIKAVYVQASETSTGVAHDIKALAEIVKPYSETILVVDAITALGVFDIKTDEWGIDVVITGSQKALMLPPGLAFVSVSDKAWQLAEKAKNTAFYFNFKKEHENQQKNQTAYTPAVSLIVGLQEVLKMMRAEGLEGVFGRQAMLAKAMREGLQGAGLALFPKESPSDALTAVLAPEGVDGQAIYKNLRVQYGITAAGGQDHLKGKIFRLSHMGYMDRFDVIMAVAAVEMVLKGLGHPVKLGSGVAKAQEILMA; encoded by the coding sequence ATGCTGAAGCGGTATTTGCTAGCCCCCGGTCCCACGCCTGTGCCCCCTGAAGTGTTGTTGGCCATGGCGCGACCCATGTTCCACCACCGTGCTCCCGAGTTCGATAAGGTGTTTGCGGAAGTCCGGGATGGGCTGAAGTGGCTGTTCCAAACGAAAAATAACGTGCTCATGCTGGCGGCATCCGGAACCGGAGGCATGGAAGGTTCGGTCTCGAACTTCCTCTCTCCCGGCGACAAAGCGCTTACCATTAATGGCGGGAAGTTTGGGGAACGGTGGACGAAGCTCTGCAAGACGTTCGGCGCAGAGGTCATCGAGATCAAGGTGGAGTGGGGACGGGCCGTCGATCCCCAAGTGGTGGCTGATGCTTTGAAGAAGGACCCTTCAATTAAGGCGGTCTATGTGCAGGCGAGTGAAACCTCGACCGGCGTGGCCCACGATATCAAGGCGCTTGCGGAAATCGTGAAGCCCTATAGCGAAACTATTCTTGTAGTGGACGCCATTACGGCCCTCGGCGTGTTCGACATCAAGACCGATGAGTGGGGGATCGATGTCGTGATCACAGGGTCACAGAAGGCGCTGATGCTCCCTCCGGGCCTGGCATTCGTGAGCGTGAGCGATAAAGCCTGGCAATTGGCGGAGAAAGCGAAGAATACCGCGTTCTACTTCAATTTCAAGAAAGAGCATGAGAATCAGCAGAAGAATCAGACAGCCTATACCCCGGCTGTGTCCCTCATCGTCGGGTTGCAGGAAGTCTTGAAAATGATGCGCGCGGAAGGGCTCGAGGGCGTGTTCGGACGTCAAGCCATGCTCGCGAAGGCCATGCGCGAAGGGTTACAGGGTGCCGGGCTGGCGTTGTTTCCCAAAGAGTCGCCCAGCGATGCCCTCACTGCTGTTTTAGCGCCGGAGGGCGTGGACGGACAGGCGATCTACAAGAACCTGCGTGTGCAATACGGCATTACAGCAGCCGGCGGGCAAGACCATTTGAAGGGAAAGATCTTCCGGCTCTCCCACATGGGCTACATGGACCGTTTCGATGTCATCATGGCGGTGGCAGCTGTTGAAATGGTGCTTAAAGGGCTGGGTCATCCCGTGAAACTTGGAAGCGGCGTGGCGAAGGCACAAGAAATTTTGATGGCGTAG
- a CDS encoding transglycosylase SLT domain-containing protein, protein MSTTPLRPRHAAFPIALFLGMWLSLSLPMEGHSATYPEPVLADPSTVLDENAPAADDPDDNLVPLDTVGPATEGTNSPSVRTSSVPRAEDLLQLNPAGNSPATARFSDALNPPAELAPTQDAPRSATAEYAAYDMPIVMDSSVQAHIRYFNTGIHDRFEQWLLRLSRYRPLVDKIFSEFHLPSDLVYLSLVESGFNPYAYSRAKATGPWQFMQGTAKAYGLRVDNYVDERRDPIKSTVAAARYLRDLYDLFGAWPLAMAAYNAGEGKVMRALHKAQVESFSEISKTRLIRRETKEYVPRFMAATIIARNPDRYGFSQESAAPHEFDEAIITRTVHFRAIANVTGIPYEELRLLNPELRRDATPPGDETYHLKVPVGMKAKVEQLLDRIPSYKFPQLPEKAHLAAAGPSRWYKVRVGDTLGKVSKRFRIPIKTLKTKNNLSSPTIRPGDFLVISR, encoded by the coding sequence ATGTCCACGACGCCACTCAGACCAAGACATGCCGCCTTCCCGATCGCACTCTTCCTGGGAATGTGGCTCAGCCTCTCTCTGCCGATGGAAGGGCACAGCGCCACGTATCCCGAGCCCGTCTTAGCTGATCCGTCCACAGTCCTGGACGAGAACGCACCGGCAGCAGACGACCCGGACGACAATCTGGTCCCGCTCGATACGGTAGGCCCGGCAACGGAAGGCACCAATTCTCCCTCTGTACGAACGAGCAGCGTTCCCCGGGCTGAAGACCTCTTGCAGCTGAACCCAGCGGGAAACTCTCCAGCAACCGCACGCTTTTCAGATGCCTTGAATCCTCCGGCTGAACTGGCCCCGACTCAAGACGCCCCTCGAAGCGCGACAGCGGAATATGCCGCCTACGATATGCCGATCGTCATGGACTCCTCGGTGCAGGCCCACATTCGCTACTTTAATACCGGCATCCACGATCGCTTCGAGCAATGGCTCCTCCGGCTCAGCCGCTATCGACCGCTCGTCGATAAAATCTTCTCGGAGTTTCATCTCCCCAGCGACCTGGTCTACCTTTCACTGGTGGAGAGCGGATTCAACCCCTACGCCTACTCCAGAGCCAAAGCCACAGGCCCCTGGCAGTTCATGCAGGGCACGGCCAAGGCCTATGGGCTCCGCGTCGATAACTATGTGGACGAACGGCGAGATCCCATCAAGTCAACGGTCGCTGCGGCACGTTACCTCCGCGATCTCTACGACCTCTTTGGCGCCTGGCCGCTCGCAATGGCCGCCTACAATGCCGGAGAAGGCAAGGTGATGCGAGCCCTCCACAAAGCCCAGGTCGAAAGTTTTTCCGAGATTTCCAAGACACGATTGATTCGACGAGAAACGAAAGAGTACGTGCCAAGATTTATGGCCGCAACGATCATCGCCAGGAACCCCGATCGATACGGCTTTTCTCAGGAGTCCGCTGCCCCCCATGAGTTTGACGAGGCCATCATCACTCGAACCGTCCATTTCCGTGCCATCGCCAATGTAACCGGCATTCCTTATGAGGAGCTCCGGCTCCTCAATCCTGAGCTGCGCCGAGACGCCACACCTCCTGGCGACGAGACCTACCACCTCAAAGTACCGGTGGGAATGAAAGCGAAGGTGGAGCAGCTCCTTGATCGCATCCCATCCTATAAGTTCCCGCAGCTCCCGGAGAAGGCTCATCTTGCGGCAGCCGGGCCCTCTCGCTGGTATAAAGTCCGCGTGGGAGACACGCTGGGAAAAGTATCGAAACGGTTTCGCATCCCCATCAAGACGCTCAAGACGAAGAATAATCTCTCCAGCCCGACCATTCGACCAGGCGACTTTCTCGTCATCAGCCGCTAG
- a CDS encoding tetratricopeptide repeat protein, which produces MSYRIKIPAKVLPVDEAHMLSGLDHAFHRLQNYRRPILVGLGVLVLAAAVVGGVFYVDRQAAQKAQELEREAMRFLTAPSASDPQKADHALKEAITRYRQVVDQYPRTPSAPLALYHLGNTLVQTNELSAAIDAYQRFLMLYGSNPSMAGLVQQRLAYVYLLKGDRDLAVKALTGILETPGTLNRDQALFELARLEESQSRPEGALAHYQELIKTYPSSPFTSEATIRTKIMDVKKSQESTPAPSSMAPAGAAPQKSPASPPPAPGKK; this is translated from the coding sequence ATGAGCTACCGCATTAAGATCCCGGCAAAAGTTCTTCCGGTCGATGAAGCCCATATGCTGAGCGGGCTTGACCATGCGTTCCACCGACTCCAGAACTATCGACGCCCCATACTGGTCGGTTTGGGGGTGTTGGTGCTTGCGGCTGCCGTGGTTGGCGGGGTGTTCTACGTTGACCGCCAGGCCGCGCAGAAGGCTCAAGAGCTTGAACGTGAGGCGATGCGTTTCTTGACCGCTCCTTCCGCCAGCGATCCTCAAAAGGCCGATCATGCGCTCAAGGAAGCGATCACGCGGTATCGGCAAGTGGTCGATCAATATCCTCGAACCCCCTCAGCACCACTGGCGTTGTATCATTTGGGAAATACGTTGGTCCAGACCAATGAGTTGAGTGCGGCCATTGATGCCTATCAGCGATTCTTGATGTTGTACGGTTCGAATCCCTCAATGGCAGGGCTCGTACAACAACGGTTGGCCTATGTGTATTTGCTCAAGGGAGACCGGGATCTAGCCGTCAAGGCATTGACCGGCATCTTGGAGACCCCCGGTACGTTGAATCGAGATCAAGCCTTGTTTGAGTTGGCGCGGTTGGAAGAGTCTCAGTCGCGGCCAGAAGGGGCGTTAGCCCATTATCAGGAACTGATCAAGACCTATCCAAGTTCTCCCTTCACCAGTGAGGCAACGATTAGGACCAAGATCATGGATGTGAAGAAATCCCAGGAGTCGACGCCTGCGCCCTCGTCGATGGCCCCGGCTGGTGCTGCACCACAGAAGAGTCCTGCGTCTCCTCCTCCCGCACCCGGCAAGAAGTAG
- the bioF gene encoding 8-amino-7-oxononanoate synthase, with protein MFNKQLDELAARHLTRRLTPLHSGVGPVVEMAGRQILLFASNDYLGLAMHPEVIQAAVEATQRFGAGAGAARLVSGSLPPHQELETALAQFKGTEATLTYGSGYLANIGTIPTLIGRGGLILADRLCHASLIDGCRLSGADFRIYRHNDTDHLQSLLAARRQSRRTLIVTDGLFSMDGDLAPLPELNRLAQEYEADLYIDDAHGTGVMGPHGRGTAEHFGLDAQIPLQMGTLSKAFGSSGAYIAGPSTLIQYLMNTSRSFIFTTAPPPSSAAAATAALRIIQREPERRARLWANRERLFTGLTQLGFNLSPSVSPIIPILIGSAETALSFAEHLFAEGIYAPAIRPPTVPDATSRIRVTVTAEHTAGHIDQALAAFQCAGQSARLI; from the coding sequence ATGTTTAATAAACAGCTCGACGAGTTGGCTGCGCGACATCTCACCAGACGGCTCACGCCGCTCCATTCGGGCGTCGGCCCGGTCGTTGAAATGGCAGGACGCCAAATCCTCCTCTTCGCCTCGAACGATTATTTAGGACTGGCCATGCATCCGGAGGTGATTCAGGCCGCCGTCGAGGCGACGCAACGATTTGGGGCCGGAGCTGGGGCCGCACGGTTGGTCTCAGGCTCATTGCCACCGCATCAGGAATTGGAAACCGCATTGGCACAATTCAAGGGAACAGAGGCTACCCTGACCTATGGCTCTGGCTATCTGGCCAACATCGGAACCATCCCTACATTGATCGGGCGAGGCGGATTGATTCTGGCCGATCGCCTCTGCCATGCAAGCCTGATCGACGGATGCCGACTGAGCGGAGCCGACTTTCGCATCTATCGACACAACGATACCGATCACCTACAGTCTCTCCTAGCCGCAAGACGCCAGTCACGACGCACCCTGATTGTGACCGACGGCCTGTTCAGTATGGACGGAGACCTCGCACCGTTGCCCGAACTCAACCGGCTAGCCCAGGAGTATGAGGCTGACCTCTATATCGATGATGCCCACGGCACAGGCGTAATGGGTCCGCATGGGCGAGGGACGGCCGAACACTTCGGGCTTGATGCACAGATCCCGCTTCAGATGGGGACGTTGAGCAAGGCCTTCGGCAGTAGTGGCGCATACATCGCCGGTCCCTCGACGTTGATCCAGTATCTGATGAACACCAGCCGATCGTTTATCTTTACCACGGCGCCGCCACCAAGTTCGGCTGCCGCTGCTACGGCAGCCTTACGAATCATCCAACGGGAGCCGGAGCGGCGAGCGCGCTTGTGGGCTAACCGTGAACGACTGTTCACGGGGCTAACACAATTGGGATTCAACCTCTCTCCCAGCGTCAGTCCGATCATACCGATCCTCATCGGCAGCGCTGAAACCGCACTCTCGTTCGCCGAGCATCTGTTTGCAGAAGGCATCTACGCTCCGGCAATTCGGCCGCCCACCGTTCCGGACGCCACCAGCCGTATCCGCGTCACGGTGACCGCTGAGCATACCGCTGGCCACATTGATCAGGCGCTCGCTGCATTCCAATGCGCTGGGCAATCCGCGAGACTGATCTGA
- a CDS encoding type IV pilus twitching motility protein PilT → MDISKLLTFTAKEGASDCHISAGEPPMIRMNGDLKKLDHPPLTTEETHSLIYDMMSDTQRKNFEEKRECDFSFELGDIARFRVNVFVQNRGLGAVFRNIPTEIIPMEKLGMPPVVRQLCDREKGLILVTGPTGSGKSTTLASMVDYLNNTFEGHIITIEDPIEFVHKTKKCLVNQRELGVHTLSFANALKSALREDPDIILVGEMRDLDTIQLALTAAETGHLVFGTLHTSSAPKTIDRIIDAFPPNQQSQIRTQIAEALEAVITQTLLKKKSGGRVAALEIMVATTAVRNLIREGKLHQIPGVMQASQKDGMQTMDMALVDLVTRGLVTKGEAQSRSMNPNLFGSAMGGAA, encoded by the coding sequence ATGGATATATCGAAACTCCTGACCTTCACGGCAAAGGAGGGCGCATCGGACTGTCACATCAGCGCCGGCGAACCGCCCATGATCCGGATGAACGGGGACCTCAAAAAACTCGATCATCCCCCATTGACCACAGAAGAAACACACTCACTCATCTACGACATGATGAGCGATACCCAGAGGAAGAACTTCGAGGAAAAACGCGAATGCGACTTTTCCTTTGAACTGGGTGACATCGCTCGGTTCCGCGTCAATGTCTTCGTCCAGAATCGCGGTCTTGGCGCCGTATTCCGAAACATCCCCACCGAAATCATTCCGATGGAAAAACTCGGCATGCCTCCTGTCGTGCGGCAGCTCTGTGATCGGGAAAAGGGGTTGATCCTTGTGACCGGCCCAACCGGATCAGGCAAATCGACGACGCTCGCCTCCATGGTCGACTACCTGAACAACACCTTCGAAGGCCACATCATCACCATTGAGGATCCAATCGAGTTCGTCCACAAGACCAAGAAGTGCCTAGTCAACCAGCGAGAGCTGGGCGTCCATACCCTGTCATTCGCTAATGCGCTGAAGTCCGCACTCCGCGAAGACCCGGACATCATCCTCGTGGGTGAAATGCGGGATCTGGACACCATCCAGCTCGCGTTGACGGCCGCAGAAACGGGACACTTGGTCTTCGGCACACTCCACACTTCCAGTGCGCCGAAAACTATCGATCGCATCATCGATGCCTTTCCCCCGAATCAACAGTCCCAGATCCGCACCCAGATCGCCGAGGCCTTGGAAGCCGTCATCACCCAGACCCTACTGAAGAAAAAGTCGGGCGGCCGTGTCGCCGCCCTCGAGATTATGGTCGCGACGACCGCGGTCAGGAATCTCATCCGCGAAGGCAAGTTGCACCAGATTCCCGGAGTCATGCAGGCCAGCCAAAAAGACGGCATGCAAACGATGGACATGGCACTGGTTGATTTAGTAACCCGTGGACTTGTCACGAAGGGCGAAGCCCAATCGCGCAGTATGAATCCCAATCTATTTGGATCCGCCATGGGCGGCGCAGCCTAA
- a CDS encoding PilT/PilU family type 4a pilus ATPase translates to MDVRSLLKVMVDQEASDLYLTVDSAPAYRVHGSTQQTDAPPFTNEQLEALALALMRGQQRGEFEEKMEMNLALYYKELGRFRVNIFRQRGNVGLVFRHIKAEIQTVEQLGLPPIVKDIAMTKRGLVLVVGATGSGKSTTLAAMIDHRNTVHPGHIVTVEDPIEFVHNHKRSLITQREVGFDTLSFQNALKNTLRQAPDVILIGEIRDTETMEAAITFAETGHLCIGTLHSNNANQAIERIMNFFPVERHAQIYLQLSLNLRAIISQRLVPSIDGKRAPALEIMLDTPRIKDLIKKSEVDSLKEAMEQGVEEGCQTFDHVLFQLYKEERISLEQALINADSANNLRLKIKIEGLRGDDAVNALLDKKSGDESNSAFKIQGGASGNVTPLRKR, encoded by the coding sequence ATGGATGTTCGCAGTCTCTTAAAAGTCATGGTGGATCAGGAAGCGTCAGACCTGTATCTGACCGTCGATTCAGCTCCGGCCTATCGCGTCCACGGCTCGACACAGCAAACCGACGCGCCGCCGTTTACCAACGAACAACTCGAAGCCCTCGCGCTGGCGCTGATGCGCGGCCAGCAGCGCGGAGAGTTCGAGGAAAAGATGGAGATGAATCTGGCTCTCTATTACAAAGAGCTCGGCCGTTTCCGCGTCAATATTTTCCGGCAACGGGGAAACGTCGGCTTGGTCTTCCGGCATATCAAAGCCGAAATCCAGACTGTCGAGCAGTTGGGCCTACCTCCGATCGTCAAAGACATCGCCATGACGAAGCGCGGGTTGGTGCTCGTCGTCGGGGCCACCGGTTCCGGAAAATCCACCACCCTCGCCGCCATGATCGACCACCGCAACACCGTCCATCCCGGCCATATCGTCACGGTAGAAGACCCGATCGAGTTCGTCCACAACCACAAGCGGTCGCTCATTACACAACGAGAAGTGGGCTTCGACACGCTCTCCTTCCAAAATGCGCTCAAGAATACCCTGCGGCAGGCACCGGATGTGATTCTGATCGGAGAAATCCGGGACACGGAAACGATGGAAGCCGCAATCACCTTCGCGGAAACCGGACACCTCTGCATCGGCACACTCCACTCGAATAACGCGAACCAAGCCATCGAGCGCATCATGAACTTTTTCCCGGTGGAGCGGCATGCACAGATCTATCTCCAGCTCTCACTGAATCTCCGCGCCATCATCTCACAGCGGCTCGTGCCGTCCATCGACGGGAAGCGAGCTCCGGCACTGGAAATCATGCTGGATACGCCTCGCATAAAAGACCTCATCAAGAAGTCCGAAGTCGATTCGCTCAAAGAAGCGATGGAGCAGGGAGTGGAGGAAGGCTGTCAAACGTTCGATCACGTCCTCTTCCAGCTCTACAAGGAAGAACGGATCTCGCTCGAACAGGCCTTGATCAATGCCGACAGCGCGAACAATCTCCGGCTCAAGATCAAGATCGAAGGTCTGAGAGGGGACGATGCGGTGAATGCACTCCTCGACAAGAAGTCTGGCGACGAGTCGAACAGTGCCTTTAAAATACAAGGCGGAGCCTCGGGGAATGTAACCCCTCTACGGAAACGATAG
- a CDS encoding SUMF1/EgtB/PvdO family nonheme iron enzyme: protein MNGQQMMVWAGISLVAGILCLGAAEPQSAKGGQALWFEAGRGRDGAPMILIPAGPFIMGSNDGLPNERPEHRVMLDAFFIDQYEVTLSRYRTFLESGKHESPTTWDDEAATTVGDRPATGMKWESASAYCQWAGKRLPTEAEWEKAARGTDGRRYPWGDMQPFVDIANYNRGMWVNEAITLVAVTSGLEGMSVRHGLKEGGKSPFGLSHMAGNAAEWVADWYGRDYYQKSPEQNPTGPATGEKRVLRGGSWADLPAALRVTARFSAEADYEDRTIGFRCAMNVAK, encoded by the coding sequence ATGAATGGACAACAGATGATGGTATGGGCAGGAATAAGCCTTGTGGCGGGAATCCTGTGCCTTGGGGCGGCAGAGCCACAGTCTGCCAAGGGCGGGCAGGCTCTTTGGTTCGAGGCTGGTCGAGGACGGGATGGTGCTCCGATGATTCTTATCCCTGCCGGTCCCTTCATCATGGGGAGTAACGACGGCCTCCCAAACGAGCGACCTGAACATCGCGTCATGCTGGATGCCTTCTTCATCGATCAGTATGAAGTCACGCTTAGCCGCTATCGAACGTTTTTGGAATCGGGAAAGCACGAATCTCCTACAACCTGGGACGATGAGGCGGCGACGACCGTGGGAGATCGGCCTGCGACGGGGATGAAGTGGGAGTCGGCTTCTGCCTATTGCCAATGGGCAGGGAAGCGGCTTCCAACGGAGGCTGAGTGGGAGAAGGCGGCGCGGGGGACCGACGGGCGCCGGTATCCCTGGGGAGACATGCAGCCCTTCGTCGATATTGCGAACTATAATCGAGGCATGTGGGTGAATGAAGCCATCACGTTGGTGGCGGTCACCAGCGGTCTTGAGGGCATGAGTGTGCGGCATGGGCTGAAAGAGGGCGGGAAAAGTCCTTTCGGTCTTTCCCACATGGCTGGGAACGCGGCAGAATGGGTGGCTGACTGGTATGGACGCGATTACTACCAGAAGAGTCCTGAGCAAAATCCAACCGGCCCGGCCACTGGTGAAAAGCGAGTCCTCCGGGGTGGATCGTGGGCAGATTTGCCGGCTGCCTTGCGCGTGACCGCACGGTTTTCAGCTGAAGCAGACTATGAGGATCGGACGATCGGATTTCGCTGTGCGATGAATGTGGCGAAGTGA
- a CDS encoding MarR family transcriptional regulator — MAELRVLNSGKKSSSLQDAVAMTTQLVAGLEKIGLAMKSRTWRREGRAGLGPLQRQVLTLLRSKPGQRATVSTVANELAVRLPTASEVIATLERKQLVRRRRDTSDGRVVTAQLTAKGNRSCTPSTGMPDRLATATDTLSSPEQVLLLTSLVKVIRSLQEQGEISVARMCISCQYFRPNHYDNADRPHHCDYLNASFGDRSLRLDCHEYEAAPVAQVDAAWANFSRSRIA; from the coding sequence ATGGCTGAATTGCGCGTACTCAATAGCGGGAAGAAGTCATCGTCATTGCAGGATGCGGTTGCAATGACCACTCAGTTGGTAGCCGGCCTGGAAAAGATCGGGCTGGCGATGAAAAGCCGGACATGGCGACGTGAAGGTCGAGCAGGTCTCGGCCCCTTGCAGCGGCAGGTCCTCACGCTTCTTCGATCCAAGCCAGGCCAGCGCGCCACCGTCTCGACTGTGGCCAATGAATTAGCCGTCAGGCTTCCCACTGCGTCGGAAGTCATTGCGACACTCGAACGGAAGCAATTGGTACGGAGGCGGCGAGACACGAGCGATGGACGCGTGGTGACGGCGCAATTGACGGCCAAAGGAAATCGGTCCTGTACGCCTTCGACCGGTATGCCGGATCGGCTGGCGACCGCGACGGACACCCTCTCGTCACCGGAGCAAGTCCTTCTCCTTACGTCCTTGGTCAAGGTGATTCGCAGTCTTCAGGAGCAGGGGGAGATTTCAGTCGCGCGGATGTGTATCTCCTGTCAGTATTTTCGTCCCAATCACTATGACAATGCGGATCGACCACATCATTGTGACTATTTGAACGCGTCGTTCGGGGATCGTTCGCTTCGTTTGGATTGCCATGAATACGAGGCGGCTCCGGTCGCGCAGGTCGATGCGGCCTGGGCCAATTTTTCCCGTTCACGTATCGCCTAG
- a CDS encoding amylo-alpha-1,6-glucosidase: MKVDATTCQDLGRALSFEWLETNGRGGFSSGTVAGANTRRYHALLLVARKPPSERFVLVNHLEEWVEVNGQTIPLSSNCYPGTIHPDGYKSCGSFTTDPWPTWTYDCAGFSIQREILCVQGRDLVIVRWRLLKKMKCPVTLRVRPMLSGRDYHSAHHENAALDSNVTEGDQTVIWHPYRDLPAVHAFHTGMYRHEPSWFRQVQFSIDQQRGLDHAEDWWSPGELTYQLKAGEDAPLVFTTESMNALDVAALIDVERERRARIQQSAPSSDPLVHQLWRAAEQYLSQRGSQQTVIAGYPWFTDWGRDTFISLPGLCLVTGRTDIAWQVIESFAAHVSEGMVPNRFPDAGEQPEYNTIDASLWFIHAIDRYLEASGDEARVREIAWPAVKQILDSYRRGTRYGIRMDEDGLITGGVPGTQLTWMDAKVGDWVVTPRHGKPVEIQALWVRALAVGETLARRFDEADYADRCRNDRNRAIASFRNRFWYEQGGYLYDVIDGPEGNDASLRPNQLYAISLVDDLVPRDRAQQILRLAEAQLLTPVGLRTLSPADSRYRPRYEGGVTERDGAYHQGTVWPFLLGPFVTAWIKTFGRSVAVRTQARGFLAGLEAHLSEGCLGQVSEIFDADAPHQPRGCFAQAWSVAEPLRALLEDLSIQTDAGEVAVKRVVVRQRKEVASPSPQQKKGRSAQRGRGKDAQLNP, translated from the coding sequence ATGAAGGTTGACGCAACCACATGTCAAGATTTAGGCCGAGCGTTGAGCTTCGAATGGCTGGAGACCAACGGGCGCGGGGGATTCTCGTCCGGCACGGTTGCCGGGGCGAACACGCGGCGCTATCACGCGTTGTTGCTTGTGGCCCGCAAGCCGCCGAGCGAACGGTTCGTTCTGGTCAACCACCTCGAAGAATGGGTGGAGGTGAACGGTCAGACGATTCCCCTCTCGAGCAATTGCTATCCCGGTACCATCCATCCTGATGGATACAAATCCTGTGGCAGTTTCACCACCGATCCCTGGCCGACCTGGACCTATGACTGCGCCGGGTTTTCGATCCAACGAGAGATTCTCTGCGTCCAAGGCCGCGATCTTGTCATCGTCCGATGGCGCCTGCTGAAAAAAATGAAATGCCCCGTCACGCTCCGCGTACGGCCAATGCTGAGCGGGCGCGACTACCATTCTGCCCATCATGAAAATGCAGCGCTCGACAGCAACGTCACTGAGGGCGACCAGACGGTGATCTGGCATCCCTATCGCGATCTTCCGGCGGTGCATGCGTTCCATACAGGAATGTACCGACATGAGCCCAGTTGGTTTCGACAGGTCCAATTCAGCATCGACCAACAACGAGGGCTCGATCACGCAGAGGACTGGTGGTCGCCCGGTGAGCTCACGTACCAGCTCAAGGCCGGAGAGGATGCACCCCTGGTCTTTACCACCGAGTCCATGAACGCACTCGATGTCGCGGCTCTGATCGATGTCGAACGGGAACGCCGCGCGCGTATTCAACAATCAGCCCCCAGCAGTGATCCATTGGTACATCAACTGTGGCGCGCTGCGGAACAGTATCTGTCACAAAGAGGGAGCCAGCAGACGGTCATTGCCGGGTATCCCTGGTTCACTGATTGGGGGCGAGATACCTTCATCTCGTTGCCAGGCCTCTGTCTCGTCACCGGCCGAACGGATATCGCCTGGCAAGTTATCGAATCTTTTGCTGCGCATGTCTCGGAAGGCATGGTGCCGAACCGTTTCCCGGACGCGGGTGAGCAGCCGGAGTACAACACGATCGATGCTTCGCTGTGGTTTATTCATGCCATCGATCGTTATCTTGAGGCGTCGGGAGACGAAGCTCGTGTTCGTGAGATTGCCTGGCCTGCGGTCAAACAGATTCTTGATAGCTATCGCCGAGGCACGCGTTATGGGATTCGGATGGATGAGGATGGATTGATTACAGGTGGAGTCCCAGGCACGCAACTGACCTGGATGGACGCGAAGGTCGGCGACTGGGTCGTCACGCCGCGCCATGGAAAACCAGTCGAGATCCAAGCCCTCTGGGTCCGAGCCTTGGCGGTGGGGGAAACCCTTGCGCGACGATTCGATGAAGCGGATTACGCCGATCGGTGCCGGAATGATCGTAATCGTGCGATCGCGTCATTCCGTAATCGATTCTGGTACGAGCAGGGCGGGTACCTCTACGATGTGATCGATGGGCCGGAGGGGAATGATGCGTCGCTTCGACCTAATCAACTCTATGCCATCTCCCTCGTTGACGATCTGGTCCCGCGCGACCGCGCGCAGCAGATTCTTCGTCTCGCCGAAGCGCAGCTTTTGACACCGGTGGGGCTCCGTACGCTCTCGCCTGCCGATAGTCGCTATCGGCCCCGCTATGAAGGAGGAGTGACGGAGCGCGACGGCGCCTATCACCAGGGTACGGTTTGGCCCTTCTTGTTGGGTCCGTTTGTCACAGCCTGGATAAAAACATTCGGTCGGAGTGTCGCGGTACGAACGCAAGCCCGTGGCTTTCTCGCAGGCCTTGAGGCGCATCTGTCTGAAGGCTGTCTGGGGCAGGTGTCGGAAATTTTCGATGCCGACGCGCCCCATCAGCCGCGTGGCTGTTTCGCCCAAGCCTGGTCGGTGGCAGAACCGCTTAGAGCGCTACTCGAAGATCTCAGTATTCAGACCGATGCTGGAGAAGTTGCGGTAAAACGAGTGGTTGTGCGGCAGCGTAAGGAAGTGGCCTCTCCATCGCCTCAGCAGAAGAAGGGGAGGTCAGCTCAACGGGGGCGGGGCAAGGATGCGCAGCTCAATCCCTGA